The nucleotide window GTCGGTGAATTTTCGCTTGCCGGAGCAATGACCCGCACAGAGCTGCTCGGCTATTGGTGGGTCGCAATGCCTGAAGAGCGGTGGCCTAAAGATGAAGAAATACGTGCAAAAGTGAAGGCTCGCTTTGATCCGGTTTATGGTGACAGACGACAAGAAATCGTCTTTATTGGCATGTTGGGGGAAATGAACAAGGATCGGATATGCGCCATGTTGGAGAGATGCCTGATTGATCCCATCCAAGAAGGTGAGGCCTTCAGACCAGAAAAATATCGTCAGCTTCCCGATCCCTTCCCAGTTTGGGGTTAATGAGACCCATCGAGCAAATCTCTTCAGTGAGGTTTAATGACTGAAGCCGTTTTGGTCGTTATACACAAATAAGGTGCAAACAATTTCTGTTTGCACCTTATTTTTCTGCTCGGTGTTCTCGTTTATTCAGACACGGCTTTGGCGATCAGATCGGCATTGTGTGCCATCATATCGATGTAAGTTGGTGCTGGGCCATCTTTCTGGGATAGGGCTTCTGGATACAGCTCACCACCGGGTTGTGCACCCGTTGCATTGGCGATTTGCTTGACCAGCCGAGAATCATTGGAATTTTCAAGGAAATAGGCTTTCACACCTTCGGCTTTGATCTGATCGATCAACTCTGCGACATCGGCAGCCGACGCTTCGGTTTCAGTTGAAAGCCCCATTGGAGCAAGGAATTGAATTCCATAGGCTTCGCTGAAATAGCCGAAAGCGTCATGGCTGGTGAGCACCTTCAATTTATCTTTATCGACATCTGCAAATTTGGCCTTGATGGAAGCATCAAGCTCTTTCAGTTTGGCACGATAGGCATCTGCGCTTTTCTTGATGTCGGCAGTATCTTCCGGATCAGCCTTGATGAGAGCTGCTTCGATATTGTCGACCCAGACAAGCACATTCGGTACACTATTCCAGACATGCGGATCCGTGATGGTTTGACCATCCTCTTCCATTTCGTGGGTTTTGATGCCTTTGGAAACGATAACTGGTTTGTTTTTCGAACCTGATGCTTTGGCAAGCCGTTCAAACCAGCCTTCCAGACCTTCTCCGCTTAAAAAAGTCACGGACGCTTCTTTCACAGCCTTCGCATCATCTGGTGATGGCTCAAAGTCGTGCGGGTCGCCATTGGCAGGCACAAGGCTGTTGACCTTTACATGGTCTCCACCGACATTCTGCACGACGTCACCAAGAACAGTGAAGCTTGCGACAACATCAATGGTTTTGGCTGAGGCGTAGCTCATCATTCCGAAGCTGATGAAAGCTGATCCTGCAAGAGCCAAAAGTGTTTTCTTCATAGGAGGTCTCCTTGAGAATTAACCAGCAAAATGCGGGCGTTTAATATACCGCCAGCAGAGTCCCGAAGGTCCGAAGATCAATGAGAAACAATAAATGAGACTGGCGGTTAAAATGATGGTTGGACCGGATGCAAAGCGCAGGTGGAAAGACACAAGCAAGCCAACAAAGCCGGAAAAAGTTGCTGTTAAAGCCGCAACAGCAAACATGGAAGGCAAGGTGCGCACCCAAAGCTGGGCGATAGCCGCTGGCAACATCATCATACCGACGGCCATGAGCGTACCGAGTGACTGGAAGCCTGCGACGAGATTGATCACGACAAGAAACAGGAAGATGAAGTGATATAGTTGCCCGAAACCTCCAACAGCACGCAGAAAGCCCGGATCAAAGCATTCGGCAACAAGAGGGCGGTAAACGGCGGCCAATACAACAAGCGTTAGGGAGGTGATCGTGCCGATCAGGTACAAGGCCCGGGCATCAATGGCCAGGATCGTGCCAAACAGGATATGAAGAAGATCTATATTTGATCCTCGCAACGACACGATCAGAACGCCGAGCGCCAGAGAGGTGAGGTAAAAACTGGCGAATGTCGCGTCCTCCTTTAAACTGGTCATACGGCTTACCAAGCCGGACAAAAGGGCCACGCTCAAACCGGCAATCAATCCTCCAAGCCCCATGGCCATCAGAGAGAGATTGCCCGCGACGAGAAAGCCTATTGCGGCGCCAGGCAGAACAGCATGGCTCATCGCGTCACCGATCAAGCTCATCCGCCTTAGCATGAGCAGAACACCCACAGGTGCCGAACTCAGCCCGAGCGCCAATGAGGCGACGAGGGCTCTGCGCATGAAGCCATATTCGATGAATGGATGGACGGCCAGAGAGTAGAATGTCATGGTTTCATCCTCCCATCTCTGGTGCAGATTTCGGCCTCTTCATCCCAGGCTTCGGCCATAGCGCGCGCTCGAAGCAGATTGCGAGATGACATCGTCTCCTCTGTTGCGCCCCAGGCGATCGGTTCTCGCGCCAACAGAAGAGCGCGAGGGAAATGGGCTCTCACCTGATCGAAATCGTGCAGCACTGCAATAATTGTGCGTTTTTCATCATGCCAGCGCATGACCAACTGCAAGAGATCGCGTGTTGTACGGGCATCTATCGCGGTAAATGGTTCATCCAGAATGATCGTGTCGGCATCCTGCAAAAGCAGGCGAGCAAACAGGACCCGCTGAAACTGGCCGGCAGATAAGGCTTGGATG belongs to uncultured Cohaesibacter sp. and includes:
- a CDS encoding zinc ABC transporter substrate-binding protein, which codes for MMSYASAKTIDVVASFTVLGDVVQNVGGDHVKVNSLVPANGDPHDFEPSPDDAKAVKEASVTFLSGEGLEGWFERLAKASGSKNKPVIVSKGIKTHEMEEDGQTITDPHVWNSVPNVLVWVDNIEAALIKADPEDTADIKKSADAYRAKLKELDASIKAKFADVDKDKLKVLTSHDAFGYFSEAYGIQFLAPMGLSTETEASAADVAELIDQIKAEGVKAYFLENSNDSRLVKQIANATGAQPGGELYPEALSQKDGPAPTYIDMMAHNADLIAKAVSE
- a CDS encoding metal ABC transporter permease encodes the protein MTFYSLAVHPFIEYGFMRRALVASLALGLSSAPVGVLLMLRRMSLIGDAMSHAVLPGAAIGFLVAGNLSLMAMGLGGLIAGLSVALLSGLVSRMTSLKEDATFASFYLTSLALGVLIVSLRGSNIDLLHILFGTILAIDARALYLIGTITSLTLVVLAAVYRPLVAECFDPGFLRAVGGFGQLYHFIFLFLVVINLVAGFQSLGTLMAVGMMMLPAAIAQLWVRTLPSMFAVAALTATFSGFVGLLVSFHLRFASGPTIILTASLIYCFSLIFGPSGLCWRYIKRPHFAG